The Streptomyces spororaveus genome includes a region encoding these proteins:
- a CDS encoding helix-turn-helix transcriptional regulator, which produces MSLTFFDDRRLACDLYAAASQRTGPEEVGAGISRVLAPIVSHDALSLVGTDPATGPGLGSFSFWHEYDPALVRELVMHRHLGDPRRPAVPTLLRTPAVVVGAGSDGSPAPDPRMRKILTAHGAGSELRLLLRDRRGVWGALGLLRCEGAAPFGEDDARRAARLVPALMAALRRYATAGPLCPEVPPLSAGVITVGSDHRIGAVSPQAQLWLDQWSAHGAPPWVAEAFFVSLSLVARAEARREGGSIPLVCAPPAATGRWTTCQGHVLDAGGTGDVALVIQGATWDLVLPSLCEWYGITPRERDVVTQLRTGASVKQIARRLGLSAYTVNDHLKAVFRKTGADGRDELSAALTR; this is translated from the coding sequence ATGAGCCTTACGTTCTTCGATGACAGGCGTCTGGCGTGTGACCTCTATGCCGCGGCGAGCCAGCGCACCGGCCCCGAAGAGGTCGGAGCGGGGATCTCGCGCGTGCTCGCCCCCATCGTGTCCCACGACGCGCTGAGCCTGGTGGGAACCGACCCGGCGACCGGTCCCGGGCTGGGCAGCTTCAGTTTCTGGCACGAGTACGACCCCGCGCTGGTCAGGGAGCTCGTCATGCACCGGCATCTGGGCGACCCGCGGCGGCCGGCGGTCCCGACCCTCCTGCGGACCCCGGCCGTCGTCGTGGGCGCGGGCAGCGACGGGTCGCCCGCGCCCGACCCGCGCATGCGGAAGATCCTCACCGCCCACGGGGCCGGTTCCGAGCTGCGTCTGCTCCTCCGGGACAGGCGCGGCGTGTGGGGGGCCCTCGGGCTGCTCCGCTGCGAAGGTGCCGCGCCGTTCGGCGAGGACGACGCCCGGCGGGCGGCCCGGCTCGTACCGGCGCTGATGGCCGCCCTGCGCCGGTACGCGACGGCCGGTCCCCTGTGCCCCGAGGTTCCCCCGCTGTCGGCGGGAGTGATCACCGTCGGTTCCGACCACCGGATCGGGGCCGTCAGCCCCCAGGCGCAGCTGTGGCTGGACCAGTGGTCGGCGCACGGCGCTCCCCCTTGGGTCGCGGAAGCCTTCTTCGTCTCGCTCTCGCTCGTCGCCCGGGCGGAAGCCCGCCGCGAGGGCGGGTCGATCCCCCTGGTGTGCGCGCCACCGGCCGCCACCGGCCGCTGGACCACCTGTCAGGGCCACGTGCTCGACGCGGGCGGCACGGGCGATGTCGCCCTCGTCATCCAGGGGGCTACCTGGGACCTGGTCCTGCCCTCGTTGTGCGAGTGGTACGGCATCACCCCCCGGGAACGCGATGTCGTCACGCAGCTCCGCACGGGGGCGTCCGTCAAGCAGATCGCCCGCCGCCTCGGCCTGTCCGCGTACACGGTCAACGACCACCTCAAGGCGGTCTTCCGCAAGACCGGGGCGGACGGGCGCGACGAACTCAGTGCCGCCCTGACCCGCTGA
- a CDS encoding class I SAM-dependent methyltransferase, which translates to MTTRARSFDAAAALYAAHRPGYPPALFDAVESLTGRPLAGARVADVGAGTGIATALLRERGAEVLAVEPGDGMAAEFRRTCPGVPIVRGDGNRLPLASGSVDLITYAQAWHWTDPARSVPEARRVLRPGGALALWWNDTDTTVPWIAEQEERLRVFFEVKGETHRTLPEGIGEFTTRSVTWSRHITLDDHLANLASHSAFLVLGEERTRAYFAGERELLEPLFPDGVVEEQYAVQLSVAVV; encoded by the coding sequence ATGACGACACGTGCCCGCTCCTTCGACGCGGCAGCCGCCCTGTACGCGGCCCACCGCCCCGGCTATCCCCCGGCCCTCTTCGACGCCGTCGAGTCCCTCACCGGGCGGCCGCTCGCCGGTGCGCGGGTGGCCGACGTGGGAGCCGGCACCGGGATCGCCACCGCGCTCCTGCGCGAGCGCGGGGCCGAGGTCCTCGCCGTGGAGCCCGGGGACGGGATGGCGGCCGAGTTCCGCCGGACCTGCCCCGGCGTCCCGATCGTGCGCGGCGACGGGAACCGGCTGCCGCTGGCCTCCGGCTCCGTCGACCTGATCACCTACGCCCAGGCCTGGCACTGGACCGACCCGGCCCGCTCCGTGCCCGAGGCCCGCCGGGTGCTGCGCCCCGGCGGCGCACTCGCGCTCTGGTGGAACGACACGGACACCACCGTCCCGTGGATCGCCGAACAGGAGGAGCGGCTCCGGGTCTTCTTCGAGGTCAAGGGGGAGACCCACCGCACCCTGCCCGAGGGGATCGGCGAGTTCACCACCCGGTCGGTGACGTGGTCCCGGCACATCACGCTGGACGACCACCTCGCCAACCTCGCCAGCCACTCCGCCTTCCTGGTCCTGGGCGAGGAGCGCACCCGCGCGTACTTCGCGGGGGAGCGGGAGCTGCTGGAGCCGCTCTTCCCGGACGGCGTCGTCGAGGAGCAGTACGCCGTGCAGCTCAGCGTCGCGGTGGTGTGA
- a CDS encoding alpha/beta hydrolase has translation MRGHLAADALSPRARTLCDAMTAGFPGPGDLRALRAAVASGSGREGPAVASVSDTIADGVPVRIYDPAPGRAGRPLVVYLHGGGWVMCGLDTHDATCHSLALAAGAVVVSADYRLAPEHPWPAAPDDALTVLLWARERARALGCDPGRVVLAGDSSGGNLAAVTALRAPELVAGQVLFYPPLDARMDSASVETYAEGYFHTAAHMAWYWDAYGGDPEHPHVSPLRARDLSGLPPALIVLADCDPLRDEGLAYARRLAGAGVDCTLQLHPGVFHGFLGLPLPAGAAALRAAGSWVAGVEERCPPTSRA, from the coding sequence ATGAGAGGCCACCTCGCAGCCGACGCGCTCTCACCGCGGGCCCGGACGCTGTGCGACGCGATGACCGCCGGTTTCCCGGGGCCGGGCGACCTCCGCGCCCTGCGGGCGGCCGTGGCGTCCGGGTCCGGCCGGGAGGGTCCGGCCGTGGCCTCGGTGTCCGACACCATCGCGGACGGGGTCCCGGTGCGGATCTACGATCCCGCGCCCGGCCGGGCCGGCCGGCCCCTGGTCGTGTACCTGCACGGCGGCGGCTGGGTCATGTGCGGCCTGGACACCCACGACGCGACCTGCCACTCCCTGGCCCTGGCGGCAGGCGCCGTGGTCGTCTCGGCGGACTACCGCCTCGCCCCGGAACACCCCTGGCCGGCGGCGCCCGACGACGCGCTGACGGTCCTGCTCTGGGCCCGGGAGCGGGCCCGCGCGCTCGGCTGCGACCCCGGCCGGGTGGTGCTGGCGGGGGACTCCAGCGGCGGCAACCTCGCGGCCGTGACCGCCCTGCGCGCACCCGAACTCGTCGCGGGACAGGTGCTGTTCTATCCGCCGCTGGACGCCCGGATGGACTCCGCCTCCGTGGAGACGTACGCGGAGGGCTACTTCCACACCGCCGCCCACATGGCCTGGTACTGGGACGCGTACGGCGGCGACCCGGAGCACCCGCACGTCTCGCCGCTGCGCGCCCGCGACCTGTCGGGCCTGCCGCCCGCCCTGATCGTCCTCGCCGACTGCGACCCGCTGCGCGACGAGGGCCTCGCGTACGCCCGCCGGCTGGCGGGGGCCGGGGTCGACTGCACGCTCCAGCTCCACCCGGGGGTCTTCCACGGTTTTCTGGGCCTGCCGCTGCCGGCGGGCGCCGCCGCGCTACGGGCGGCCGGATCCTGGGTGGCGGGGGTGGAGGAGAGGTGCCCGCCGACCTCCCGGGCATGA